One segment of Fusarium oxysporum f. sp. lycopersici 4287 chromosome 7, whole genome shotgun sequence DNA contains the following:
- a CDS encoding actin-like protein, with protein MADSLHNAPIVLDNGSGTIRAGFAGDDLPKCYFPSWVGRPKHLRVLAGALEGEVFIGQKASTELRGLLKIRYPLEHGIVTDWDDMERIWEYVYGEGLKTLSEEHPVLLTEPPLNPRSNRDTAAQILFETFNVPALHTSIQAVLSLYASGRTTGIVLDSGDGVSHAVPVYEGFAMPSSIRRIDVAGRDVTEYMQTLLRKSGYVFHTSAEKEVVRLIKESVSYVAHDPRKEERDWVGVKPNESKFAEYVLPDGFKLKVRLFVLCSMFGQANILKIGAERFRAPEILFDPEIIGLEYPGVHQIVVDAINRTDLDLRKSLYSNIVLSGGSTLTKGFGDRLLTELQKLAVKDMRIKIFAPPERKYSTWIGGSILAGLSTFRKMWVSIDDWHENPDIIHTKFT; from the exons ATGGCAGACTCTTTACATAATGCGCCTATAGTCCTCGACAACGGATCTGGCACTATTCGAGCTGGTTTTGCAGGCGATGATCTACCAAAATGTTACTTTCCTTCGTGGGTTGGTCGACCGAAGCATCTAAGAGTTCTCGCGGGTGCCCTCGAGGGCGAGGTATTCATAGGACAAAAGGCCTCCACGGAATTGAGAGGGCTGCTCAAAATTCGGTATCCCCTCGAGCATGGTATTGTCACCGACTGGGACGATATGGAGAGGATCTGGGAGTATGTTTACGGTGAAGGATTGAAGACTCTCAGCGAAGAG CATCCCGTTTTATTGACGGAACCTCCTTTGAACCCCCGAAGCAATCGCGACACCGCCGCCCAGATCCTCTTCGAGACATTCAACGTCCCCGCACTCCACACTTCCATCCAAGCCGTGCTATCACTATACGCCAGTGGCCGAACAACCGGTATCGTTCTCGACTCTGGTGACGGTGTTTCTCATGCTGTACCTGTTTACGAGGGTTTCGCCATGCCCAGCAGTATTCGCCGAATCGACGTGGCAGGTCGAGATGTGACTGAGTACATGCAGACGTTGCTACGGAAGAGTGGATATGTCTTTCACACGAGTGCTGAGAAGGAAGTCGTGAGGTTAATCAAGGAGAGCGTCTCTTATGTTGCTCATGATCCACGGAAAGAGGAGAGGGATTGGGTCGGTGTGAAGCCCAATGAGAGCAAGTTTGCCGAATACGTGCTTCCAGAcggcttcaagctcaaggtgAGACTCTTTGTTCTCTGCTCAATGTTTGGACAAGCTAACATATTGAAGATTGGCGCGGAACGCTTTAGAGCACCCGAGATCCTCTTTGACCCTGAGATTATCGGCCTCGAATATCCTGGTGTACACCAGATTGTCGTTGATGCCATCAACCGAACAGATCTCGACCTACGAAAATCTCTCTACAGCAACATCGTGCTCTCTGGAGGCAGCACATTGACAAAGGGCTTCGGTGACCGTCTTTTGACAGAGCTGCAAAAGCTGGCAGTCAAGGACATGAGAATCAAGATTTTTGCGCCACCAGAGAGAAAGTACTCTACCTGGATTGGAGGCAGTATTCTTGCTGGATTGAGTACTTTCCGAAAG ATGTGGGTGAGCATTGATGACTGGCACGAGAACCCCGACATTATCCATACCAAGTTCACGTAA
- a CDS encoding actin-like protein, whose protein sequence is MADSLHNAPIVLDNGSGTIRAGFAGDDLPKCYFPSWVGRPKHLRVLAGALEGEVFIGQKASTELRGLLKIRYPLEHGIVTDWDDMERIWEYVYGEGLKTLSEEHPVLLTEPPLNPRSNRDTAAQILFETFNVPALHTSIQAVLSLYASGRTTGIVLDSGDGVSHAVPVYEGFAMPSSIRRIDVAGRDVTEYMQTLLRKSGYVFHTSAEKEVVRLIKESVSYVAHDPRKEERDWVGVKPNESKFAEYVLPDGFKLKIGAERFRAPEILFDPEIIGLEYPGVHQIVVDAINRTDLDLRKSLYSNIVLSGGSTLTKGFGDRLLTELQKLAVKDMRIKIFAPPERKYSTWIGGSILAGLSTFRKVSDFIVIPFITILTCDRCG, encoded by the exons ATGGCAGACTCTTTACATAATGCGCCTATAGTCCTCGACAACGGATCTGGCACTATTCGAGCTGGTTTTGCAGGCGATGATCTACCAAAATGTTACTTTCCTTCGTGGGTTGGTCGACCGAAGCATCTAAGAGTTCTCGCGGGTGCCCTCGAGGGCGAGGTATTCATAGGACAAAAGGCCTCCACGGAATTGAGAGGGCTGCTCAAAATTCGGTATCCCCTCGAGCATGGTATTGTCACCGACTGGGACGATATGGAGAGGATCTGGGAGTATGTTTACGGTGAAGGATTGAAGACTCTCAGCGAAGAG CATCCCGTTTTATTGACGGAACCTCCTTTGAACCCCCGAAGCAATCGCGACACCGCCGCCCAGATCCTCTTCGAGACATTCAACGTCCCCGCACTCCACACTTCCATCCAAGCCGTGCTATCACTATACGCCAGTGGCCGAACAACCGGTATCGTTCTCGACTCTGGTGACGGTGTTTCTCATGCTGTACCTGTTTACGAGGGTTTCGCCATGCCCAGCAGTATTCGCCGAATCGACGTGGCAGGTCGAGATGTGACTGAGTACATGCAGACGTTGCTACGGAAGAGTGGATATGTCTTTCACACGAGTGCTGAGAAGGAAGTCGTGAGGTTAATCAAGGAGAGCGTCTCTTATGTTGCTCATGATCCACGGAAAGAGGAGAGGGATTGGGTCGGTGTGAAGCCCAATGAGAGCAAGTTTGCCGAATACGTGCTTCCAGAcggcttcaagctcaag ATTGGCGCGGAACGCTTTAGAGCACCCGAGATCCTCTTTGACCCTGAGATTATCGGCCTCGAATATCCTGGTGTACACCAGATTGTCGTTGATGCCATCAACCGAACAGATCTCGACCTACGAAAATCTCTCTACAGCAACATCGTGCTCTCTGGAGGCAGCACATTGACAAAGGGCTTCGGTGACCGTCTTTTGACAGAGCTGCAAAAGCTGGCAGTCAAGGACATGAGAATCAAGATTTTTGCGCCACCAGAGAGAAAGTACTCTACCTGGATTGGAGGCAGTATTCTTGCTGGATTGAGTACTTTCCGAAAGGTCAGTGATTTTATCGTGATACCTTTCATTACTATACTAACGTGTGACAGATGTGGGTGA
- a CDS encoding STE/STE11/CDC15 protein kinase (At least one base has a quality score < 10) — protein sequence MPERQYHANGRAAVASRERPYTPGTPSRKDKIRESSALQDPGLKDYRLGECLGKGAFGSVYKAFNWGNGEAVAVKQIKLADLPKSELRMIESEIDLLKNLHHDNIVKYIGFVKSVDALNIILEYCENGSLHSICKAYGKFPENLVGVYMTQVLQGLQYLHDQGVIHRDIKGANILTTKDGTVKLADFGVSTSTLAGGQDKEAQVVGTPYWMAPEIIQLSGASSASDIWSVGCTVIELLQGKPPYHNLAAMPALFAIVNDDHPPLPEGISAAARDFLMQCFQKDPNLRVTARKLLRHAWITGCRRTEAPVSKTPANFSDAVEEVKQWNKALKSSGPRLRQSTGSDAGPSSRFLGGTPAKGGLSLAKLRPGAGAFSKPELADDDNWDDDFATSISPSALQLPHLKPQDNFGGLLSSDRLKAFASVNDGRNDSNSYDDDFEGELMTIKGPGHWQDIDPQEQTIRPLPKKPTKSSEPVKTHSRNKSSSSKVAGAGRTRSPTKSNLNTKFELPPRPDIIYREQSMEDFSDLFVDNDNVFTHNANQAVRRNSRQTDAPQLFHPSDLTSLPRSMQESGSGSMKKKPLSRPSVLPDRPMRRTRSSIEIQKFAEDDDEDFSDVFGPESSIAEKEESEKGSEDGGLMLMSRVSSNSWLGDDEDEDDPFASMDPGWDEMDLEANIARDRHARLAERVEDLVRSLKTTEGEDALAEFSEDLLALLWENNEVKNLIISAHGLLPILEILEPCTVKSRQYMILQLLKVVNAIILDDVEIQENLCFVGGIPIITKFAARQYSDEIRLEAAAFVRQMYQTSTLTLQMFVSAGGLNVLVEFLDEDYDVTRDLVLIGVNGIWNVFELQGPTPKNDFCRIFSRSKILYPLALVLHRVLDEEGEDELGELVEGRIVNIFYLFSQAENYVKEVVADRQVLKSVLKDLRRMTPIHQITMLKFIKNLSMLSTTIESLHSADAIEFLIDLLSYSMKKGQTHFREISNQVLNTLFNLCRLSKERQEDAAVGGIIPLLLRIMQTDRPPKEFALPILCDMAHSGSKGRRYLWQNKGLNFYVSLLTDQYWQVTALDAILVWLQEETANVETHLADGNFTRAIISCFSTNRVNAFDSNLLEPLLKLLRLSPSVAASLAKPEMFAGIAQRLTHKKAVVRLNLLRLVRTIMDACEPGLGSGDGTRSLNSSQVRSLMAAIQTLSEKDSAVLVRNLASELVRSNIEPSGRSSEGASGAVPSSSSSRRPGSRRGASYTPPGLHSSASVPQTPTHRSRGSLASNTYIEVAASPRRTAAVEREREGALYRPRSRDGPTGIPRRVSGEFVSAKSRLPRTSLATSSSSRAAIGISANGNSPALNSRSDITMSARSDSSLSNKENVGRAPSSRDGLRSRDGLSSRDGLSSRDGLGSRDGSMASPGLPEVAERAGINKRRSRMPGEPKWT from the exons ATGCCCGAGCGGCAGTACCACGCCAATGGCCGCGCCGCCGTGGCCTCCCGCGAACGACCCTATACACCAGGAACACCTTCACGAAAAGACAAGATACGAGAAAGCTCTGCCCTTCAAGATCCAGGACTCAAGGACTAC CGTTTAGGTGAATGCCTCGGGAAAGGTGCTTTCGGATCTGTGTACAAGGCTTTCAACTGGGGAAATGGCGAGGCAGTTGCTGTGAAGCAGATCAAGCTCGCAGATCTTCCCAAGAGCGAATTGCGCATGATCGAG AGTGAAATCGATCTGCTCAAGAACCTTCAT CATGACAACATTGTCAAGTACATTGGCTTTGTCAAGTCCGTTGACGCCCTCAACATTATTCTAGA ATACTGTGAGAATGGTTCTCTGCACTCAATATGCAAGGCATATGGCAAGTTCCCCGAGAATCTGGTTGGGGTCTACATGACGCAGGTCCTGCAGGGACTACAATACCTGCACGACCAGGGTGTAATACATAGAGATATCAAAGGCGCCAACATTCTCACCACAAAGGATGGCACCGTCAAACTCGCAGACTTCGGCGTTTCAACCAGCACCCTCGCTGGTGGTCAGGATAAGGAGGCACAGGTTGTCGGCACACCATATTGGATGGCCCCTGAGATCATTCAGCTTTCCGGGGCGAGTTCCGCATCCGATATTTGGAGTGTTGGATGCACGGTtatcgagcttcttcaaggcaAGCCGCCATATCACAACTTGGCTGCTATGCCTGCTCTATTCGCAATTGTCAACGACGATCACCCCCCACTGCCTGAAGGCATCTCTGCT GCTGCCCGTGATTTTCTCATGCAATGTTTCCAAAAAGACCCCAATCTTCGTGTAACTGCCCGAAAACTACTTCGTCATGCCTGGATTACAGGTTGTCGCCGAACTGAAGCACCTGTATCAAAAACACCAGCCAATTTCAGCGATGCTGTGGAGGAAGTGAAGCAATGGAACAAAGCTCTAAAATCCTCCGGACCAAGACTTCGACAATCGACAGGCTCTGATGCCGGGCCTTCGTCAAGATTTCTTGGTGGAACTCCTGCCAAGGGAGGTCTGTCACTTGCAAAACTACGTCCTGGCGCAGGAGCTTTCAGTAAGCCTGAACTAGCTG ATGATGACAACTGGGACGATGATTTTGCGACATCTATTTCACCAAGCGCACTACAACTGCCGCATCTCAAGCCACAAGACAACTTCGGTGGTCTACTATCGAGTGATCGTCTCAAAGCCTTTGCCTCAGTGAATGATGGAAGAAATGACAGTAATTCGTACGATGACGACTTTGAGGGCGAGTTGATGACAATAAAGGGGCCAGGCCACTGGCAAGACATCGATCCACAGGAGCAGACAATCAGACCATTACCGAAGAAGCCCACGAAATCCTCAGAGCCTGTGAAAACGCACAGTCGAAATAAATCAAGCTCAAGTAAGGTCGCTGGTGCAGGCCGGACCAGATCGCCGACAAAATCAAATCTAAATACCAAGTTCGAGCTTCCACCAAGGCCAGATATCATCTATCGGGAACAAAGTATGGAAGACTTCTCAGATCTATTCGTGGATAATGACAACGTCTTCACTCACAATGCGAATCAAGCTGTTAGACGA AACTCACGACAGACTGATGCACCACAACTCTTTCACCCATCTGATCTTACATCATTACCGAGGTCAATGCAGGAATCTGGCTCAGGTagtatgaagaagaagcctttGTCTCGACCATCAGTTCTCCCTGACAGGCCAATGCGACGAACACGATCATCGATAGAAATCCAGAAGTTCgcagaagatgacgacgaagattTTAGCGATGTTTTCGGACCTGAATCATCAATAGCGGAGAAAGAGGAGAGCGAAAAGGGGTCCGAGGACGGCGGTTTGATGCTCATGTCTCGTGTGTCGAGCAATTCCTGGCTAGgagacgacgaagacgaagatgatcCCTTCGCATCGATGGATCCAGgatgggatgagatggatcTGGAGGCCAACATCGCCAGAGACCGACATGCCAGGTTAGCCGAGAGGGTAGAGGACTTGGTAAGGTCTCTCAAAACGACTGAGGGTGAGGACGCCCTGGCTGAGTTCTCGGAAGATTTG CTTGCCTTGCTCTGGGAGAACAACGAGGTGAAGAATCTAATCATCAGCGCTCACGGGTTGTTACCGATTCTTGAAATTTTGGAGCCTTGTACCGTCAAAAGCAGGCAGTACATGATCCTGCAGCTCCTCAAGGTCGTCAATGCA ATCATCCTCGATGATGTGGAAATTCAAGAAAACTTGTGTTTCGTTGGTGGCATTCCCATTATTACCAAGTTTGCTGCACGACAATACTCCGATGAGATTCGTCTTGAGGCGGCTGCTTTTGTCCGGCAGATGTATCAAACGTCGACATTGACCCTACAGATGTTCGTGTCTGCGGGTGGTTTGAACGTGCTGGTCGAGTTCCTTGATGAGGATTACGACGTTACTCGAGACCTTGTTCTTATTGGGGTCAACGGTATCTGGAACGTATTTGAGCTTCAAGGACCAACCCCCAAGAACGACTTTTGCAGAATCTTCTCACGAAGCAAGATTCTATATCCGTTGGCGCTTGTCTTGCACCGAGTCTTAGACGAAGAGGGCGAGGACGAGCTTGGTGAGCTTGTCGAAGGACGCATCGTCAACATTTTCTATCTCTTCAGTCAAGCTGAGAACTACGTCAAGGAGGTTGTAGCAGATCGGCAAGTACTGAAGAGTGTACTAAAAGATCTACGGCGCATGACGCCAATACATCAGATCACAATgctcaagttcatcaagaacctttCGATGCTTTCGACGACGATTGAGTCGCTGCACTCAGCCGATGCTATCGAATTCTTGATCGATCTTCTGAGCTACAGCATGAAGAAGGGCCAGACACATTTCCGTGAAATATCTAATCAGGTTCTCAACACATTATTTAATCTCTGCCGCCTGAGCAAGGAACGACAGGAggatgctgctgttggtggcATTATTCCTCTACTGCTGAGAATCATGCAGACCGATCGACCTCCGAAAGAATTCGCCCTCCCGATACTCTGTGACATGGCACACTCAGGGTCCAAGGGCCGCAGATACTTGTGGCAGAACAAGGGTCTCAACTTTTACGTATCATTACTTACAGACCAGTACTGGCAGGTTACTGCGCTCGATGCCATCTTGGTCTGGCTACAGGAGGAAACAGCTAATGTAGAGACTCACCTTGCTGATGGTAACTTCACACGAGCGATTATCAGTTGCTTTAGCACCAACAGGGTGAACGCCTTTGATTCCAACCTATTGGAACCACTACTCAAACTTCTGCGCCTCAGCCCGTCAGTCGCGGCCTCGCTGGCGAAGCCCGAGATGTTTGCGGGCATTGCGCAGCGTTTGACTCACAAGAAGGCGGTTGTGCGACTTAACCTCCTGAGACTGGTGAGGACTATCATGGATGCTTGTGAGCCTGGCTTGGGCAGTGGCGATGGAACGAGATCCCTCAACAGCTCCCAGGTGCGATCTCTCATGGCTGCTATTCAGACTCTATCAGAGAAGGACTCGGCTGTCCTCGTACGAAACCTCGCTTCGGAGTTGGTGCGGTCCAACATCGAGCCAAGTGGAAGATCCAGCGAGGGAGCGTCCGGTGCTGTACCAagttcatcgtcgtcaagaaGGCCAGGATCCCGACGGGGTGCAAGCTACACACCCCCTGGCTTACATTCGTCGGCGTCAGTTCCGCAGACACCTACGCATAGGAGCCGTGGTAGTCTTGCGAGCAATACTTATATCGAAGTAGCAGCGAGTCCACGGCGAACAGCTGCTGTCGAACGAGAACGGGAGGGAGCACTATACAGGCCCCGAAGTAGGGATGGGCCAACAGGTATCCCCCGGCGTGTCAGCGGCGAATTTGTATCCGCAAAGAGTCGCCTCCCTCGCACATCGCTGGCTACGTCGAGTAGCTCCAGAGCAGCCATAGGGATCAGTGCCAACGGCAACAGTCCGGCCCTAAACTCCCGCAGCGATATTACCATGAGCGCCCGAAGCGATAGCAGCTTGAGCAATAAGGAGAATGTAGGCCGCGCGCCGAGCAGTCGCGATGGACTCAGAAGCAGAGATGGGTTGAGCAGTAGAGATGGATTGAGTAGTAGAGACGGGCTCGGCAGTAGAGATGGCAGCATGGCATCTCCAGGGTTGCCAGAGGTAGCAGAACGAGCGGGCATAAATAAGAGACGGAGTCGAATGCCCGGAGAGCCCAAATGGACTTGA
- a CDS encoding hypothetical protein (At least one base has a quality score < 10) — protein MPVTNRGVTQLTPDTTTSTSTHSNYLNKSSSSFQTLQAGLAIFAVAVIARFCVLRLYLWLRQMRGLDQQTLPISSLSHTRRLQSQPFWAMNEKTMTPPANQEDMAPEHMLHAKQTDKKLVIDPNWQSTDNLMSRHVMSRPPPAPPLTPPELSTAVFTFDDRPRPGEDSFIRQPNPDYMSSTANTVLPDNSASTSVTRRRSYNKTLPIGVPVPQSSQGMSDAADLTFSPSSYPPASPLLPPAPPNAGTVEIGVQGEIIGVLDSEGAGWTRHTRVYGGGVCLACAASGGNHGGGFYGATVRPEEMR, from the coding sequence ATGCCCGTAACTAATCGAGGTGTAACACAACTTACACCTGACACCACCACCTCAACGTCAACTCACAGCAACTACTTGAACAagtcgtcttcctcctttcaAACTCTTCAAGCTGGCCTCGCAAtctttgctgttgctgtcATCGCACGCTTTTGCGTTTTGCGACTCTACCTATGGTTGCGACAGATGCGCGGCTTGGATCAGCAAACCCTACCCATCTCATCATTGTCGCATACTCGACGGCTTCAGTCGCAACCCTTTTGGGCTATGAATGAGAAGACTATGACGCCGCCTGCTAACCAGGAGGATATGGCCCCTGAGCATATGTTGCATGCCAAGCAAACAGACAAGAAACTGGTCATCGACCCCAACTGGCAGAGTACAGACAATCTCATGTCCAGACATGTCATGTCGCGACCACCTCCTGCACCACCTCTGACGCCGCCTGAGCTGAGCACAGCCGTCTTCACTTTTGATGACCGCCCACGACCAGGCGAAGATAGTTTTATTCGTCAGCCTAACCCTGATTACATGTCGTCGACAGCCAACACTGTTCTGCCTGACAActcagcatcaacatcgGTCACCCGCCGGCGCTCTTACAATAAGACTCTTCCTATTGGAGTGCCCGTGCCTCAGTCATCCCAAGGGATGTCGGATGCTGCCGATCTGACTTTTTCGCCCAGTTCCTACCCACCTGCAAGCCCGTTGCTTCCACCGGCCCCACCCAACGCAGGAACCGTGGAGATCGGCGTCCAGGGCGAGATTATTGGTGTTCTCGACTCCGAAGGCGCCGGATGGACGAGACATACGCGTGTCTATGGCGGCGGAGTCTGCCTTGCATGTGCGGCCTCCGGTGGCAATCACGGGGGCGGTTTCTACGGAGCAACAGTCCGGCCTGAGGAGATGCGATGA
- a CDS encoding actin-like protein — protein sequence MADSLHNAPIVLDNGSGTIRAGFAGDDLPKCYFPSWVGRPKHLRVLAGALEGEVFIGQKASTELRGLLKIRYPLEHGIVTDWDDMERIWEYVYGEGLKTLSEEHPVLLTEPPLNPRSNRDTAAQILFETFNVPALHTSIQAVLSLYASGRTTGIVLDSGDGVSHAVPVYEGFAMPSSIRRIDVAGRDVTEYMQTLLRKSGYVFHTSAEKEVVRLIKESVSYVAHDPRKEERDWVGVKPNESKFAEYVLPDGFKLKVRLFVLCSMFGQANILKIGAERFRAPEILFDPEIIGLEYPGVHQIVVDAINRTDLDLRKSLYSNIVLSGGSTLTKGFGDRLLTELQKLAVKDMRIKIFAPPERKYSTWIGGSILAGLSTFRKVSDFIVIPFITILTCDRCG from the exons ATGGCAGACTCTTTACATAATGCGCCTATAGTCCTCGACAACGGATCTGGCACTATTCGAGCTGGTTTTGCAGGCGATGATCTACCAAAATGTTACTTTCCTTCGTGGGTTGGTCGACCGAAGCATCTAAGAGTTCTCGCGGGTGCCCTCGAGGGCGAGGTATTCATAGGACAAAAGGCCTCCACGGAATTGAGAGGGCTGCTCAAAATTCGGTATCCCCTCGAGCATGGTATTGTCACCGACTGGGACGATATGGAGAGGATCTGGGAGTATGTTTACGGTGAAGGATTGAAGACTCTCAGCGAAGAG CATCCCGTTTTATTGACGGAACCTCCTTTGAACCCCCGAAGCAATCGCGACACCGCCGCCCAGATCCTCTTCGAGACATTCAACGTCCCCGCACTCCACACTTCCATCCAAGCCGTGCTATCACTATACGCCAGTGGCCGAACAACCGGTATCGTTCTCGACTCTGGTGACGGTGTTTCTCATGCTGTACCTGTTTACGAGGGTTTCGCCATGCCCAGCAGTATTCGCCGAATCGACGTGGCAGGTCGAGATGTGACTGAGTACATGCAGACGTTGCTACGGAAGAGTGGATATGTCTTTCACACGAGTGCTGAGAAGGAAGTCGTGAGGTTAATCAAGGAGAGCGTCTCTTATGTTGCTCATGATCCACGGAAAGAGGAGAGGGATTGGGTCGGTGTGAAGCCCAATGAGAGCAAGTTTGCCGAATACGTGCTTCCAGAcggcttcaagctcaaggtgAGACTCTTTGTTCTCTGCTCAATGTTTGGACAAGCTAACATATTGAAGATTGGCGCGGAACGCTTTAGAGCACCCGAGATCCTCTTTGACCCTGAGATTATCGGCCTCGAATATCCTGGTGTACACCAGATTGTCGTTGATGCCATCAACCGAACAGATCTCGACCTACGAAAATCTCTCTACAGCAACATCGTGCTCTCTGGAGGCAGCACATTGACAAAGGGCTTCGGTGACCGTCTTTTGACAGAGCTGCAAAAGCTGGCAGTCAAGGACATGAGAATCAAGATTTTTGCGCCACCAGAGAGAAAGTACTCTACCTGGATTGGAGGCAGTATTCTTGCTGGATTGAGTACTTTCCGAAAGGTCAGTGATTTTATCGTGATACCTTTCATTACTATACTAACGTGTGACAGATGTGGGTGA
- a CDS encoding actin-like protein, with amino-acid sequence MADSLHNAPIVLDNGSGTIRAGFAGDDLPKCYFPSWVGRPKHLRVLAGALEGEVFIGQKASTELRGLLKIRYPLEHGIVTDWDDMERIWEYVYGEGLKTLSEEHPVLLTEPPLNPRSNRDTAAQILFETFNVPALHTSIQAVLSLYASGRTTGIVLDSGDGVSHAVPVYEGFAMPSSIRRIDVAGRDVTEYMQTLLRKSGYVFHTSAEKEVVRLIKESVSYVAHDPRKEERDWVGVKPNESKFAEYVLPDGFKLKIGAERFRAPEILFDPEIIGLEYPGVHQIVVDAINRTDLDLRKSLYSNIVLSGGSTLTKGFGDRLLTELQKLAVKDMRIKIFAPPERKYSTWIGGSILAGLSTFRKMWVSIDDWHENPDIIHTKFT; translated from the exons ATGGCAGACTCTTTACATAATGCGCCTATAGTCCTCGACAACGGATCTGGCACTATTCGAGCTGGTTTTGCAGGCGATGATCTACCAAAATGTTACTTTCCTTCGTGGGTTGGTCGACCGAAGCATCTAAGAGTTCTCGCGGGTGCCCTCGAGGGCGAGGTATTCATAGGACAAAAGGCCTCCACGGAATTGAGAGGGCTGCTCAAAATTCGGTATCCCCTCGAGCATGGTATTGTCACCGACTGGGACGATATGGAGAGGATCTGGGAGTATGTTTACGGTGAAGGATTGAAGACTCTCAGCGAAGAG CATCCCGTTTTATTGACGGAACCTCCTTTGAACCCCCGAAGCAATCGCGACACCGCCGCCCAGATCCTCTTCGAGACATTCAACGTCCCCGCACTCCACACTTCCATCCAAGCCGTGCTATCACTATACGCCAGTGGCCGAACAACCGGTATCGTTCTCGACTCTGGTGACGGTGTTTCTCATGCTGTACCTGTTTACGAGGGTTTCGCCATGCCCAGCAGTATTCGCCGAATCGACGTGGCAGGTCGAGATGTGACTGAGTACATGCAGACGTTGCTACGGAAGAGTGGATATGTCTTTCACACGAGTGCTGAGAAGGAAGTCGTGAGGTTAATCAAGGAGAGCGTCTCTTATGTTGCTCATGATCCACGGAAAGAGGAGAGGGATTGGGTCGGTGTGAAGCCCAATGAGAGCAAGTTTGCCGAATACGTGCTTCCAGAcggcttcaagctcaag ATTGGCGCGGAACGCTTTAGAGCACCCGAGATCCTCTTTGACCCTGAGATTATCGGCCTCGAATATCCTGGTGTACACCAGATTGTCGTTGATGCCATCAACCGAACAGATCTCGACCTACGAAAATCTCTCTACAGCAACATCGTGCTCTCTGGAGGCAGCACATTGACAAAGGGCTTCGGTGACCGTCTTTTGACAGAGCTGCAAAAGCTGGCAGTCAAGGACATGAGAATCAAGATTTTTGCGCCACCAGAGAGAAAGTACTCTACCTGGATTGGAGGCAGTATTCTTGCTGGATTGAGTACTTTCCGAAAG ATGTGGGTGAGCATTGATGACTGGCACGAGAACCCCGACATTATCCATACCAAGTTCACGTAA